One window from the genome of Xiphophorus hellerii strain 12219 chromosome 16, Xiphophorus_hellerii-4.1, whole genome shotgun sequence encodes:
- the LOC116735478 gene encoding growth hormone secretagogue receptor type 1-like produces the protein MDLADLENMSSGCEGKNCSLASRLQEDCRTQDCYWGEPMFGLIELVCVTMVYIPLMLFGLLGNTLTILVVWLRPHMRSSTYLYLSSMAVSDLLILLLLPLDLYKLWRPRPWPLGDLACKLTMFLSECCTFCTILHITFLSLERYVAVCWPITAKTVVTRRRTRVIIGCLWLGAAVSASPVLIMVGVEDVGGEEFGLNQWREDGGRLGGEGEQGGIMMNVAERGGAVMALLDPRLEEIKLGEKEKEEWAEDLTDFIWLDDKNSRSREGTEWKPADIKDKTEEAEEPNEEKRKMEFEKNQQNKKKEDEGGGREERADSSRGGEIDRRECRCTHYAISSGLLSAMMILSNLYFLVPLCILGLVYTLIGRTLWLRPKSSRRDQSHRSTVKMLGVIVLAFVLCWLPFHVGRTILSLSLGSSVERQDASMNATSHADANTGALEKIRTKRQSHNSTTYEVPNRTAAPGGPQKVKQSLGPLTTTTSVYTATPPDLYVDVALDALLNSTHSHPDTHMYFLYYLSQYFNLASSVLFYLSAAVNPLLYNLMSARYRLAVHSLIHKHPHTHTHRLRTLTARHSTTTTL, from the exons ATGGATCTGGCAGACTTGGAAAACATGAGCAGTGGCTGTGAAGGCAAAAACTGCAGCTTAGCATCAAGGCTCCAGGAGGACTGCAGAACCCAGGACTGCTACTGGGGGGAACCCATGTTTGGACTGATTGAGTTAg TTTGCGTGACGATGGTTTATATTCCACTGATGTTATTCGGCCTTCTTGGGAACACCTTGACCATACTGGTGGTGTGGCTTCGTCCGCACATGAGGAGCTCGACGTACCTGTACCTGAGCAGCATGGCCGTCAGCGACCTGCTGATTCTCCTTCTGCTCCCTCTGGATCTGTACAAG CTCTGGAGACCCAGACCGTGGCCCCTGGGAGACCTTGCCTGCAAGCTGACTATGTTCCTCTCAGAGTGCTGCACCTTCTGCACCATCCTCCACATCACCTTCCTGTCCCTGGAGCGGTACGTGGCGGTGTGCTGGCCGATCACAGCCAAGACCGTCGTGACGCGCCGCAGAACCAGGGTCATCATCGGCTGCCTGTGGCTGGGTGCGGCTGTCAGCGCGTCGCCCGTCTTGATTATGGTCGGAGTGGAGGACGTCGGGGGAGAGGAGTTTGGGCTCAACCAGTGGAGGGAGGATGGGGGCCGGCTGGGCGGAGAGGGAGAACAGGGAGGGATAATGATGAACGTAGCGGAGAGAGGAGGCGCAGTCATGGCTTTGCTGGATCCACGGTTGGAGGAAATAAAGTTgggagagaaggagaaagaagaaTGGGCTGAAGACCTCACAGACTTTATATGGCTTGACGACAAAAACAGCAGATCAAGAGAGGGAACTGAATGGAAACCAGCGGAcattaaagataaaacagaagaaGCTGAGGAGCCAAATGAGGAGAAAAGGAAGATGGAATTtgagaaaaatcagcaaaacaaaaagaaagaagatgaGGGGGGAGGTAGAGAGGAGAGAGCCGATTCAAGCCGTGGCGGAGAGATCGACAGGAGGGAGTGCCGCTGTACGCACTACGCCATCTCCTCAGGTCTCTTGTCCGCCATGATGATTCTCTCCAACTTGTACTTCCTGGTGCCCCTTTGCATCCTGGGTCTGGTGTACACCCTCATTGGACGAACACTGTGGCTCCGCCCAAAGAGCAGCAGAAGAGACCAGAGTCACCGAAGCACAGTGAAGATGTTAG GAGTGATCGTCTTGGCATTTGTGCTCTGCTGGCTTCCCTTCCACGTCGGCCGGACTATATTATCCCTTTCCCTCGGCTCCAGCGTCGAGAGACAAGACGCCTCCATGAACGCCACGTCCCACGCTGACGCGAACACCGGCGCGCTCGAGAAAATCAGGACAAAGCGACAGTCTCACAACAGTACAACGTATGAAGTGCCAAACAGGACAGCGGCTCCTGGAGGCCCGCAAAAGGTCAAACAAAGTCTCGGCCCTCTCACCACCACCACGAGCGTGTACACCGCGACGCCCCCCGACCTTTATGTTGACGTCGCACTCGACGCTCTCTTAAACAGCACACACTCTCACCCTGACACTCACATGTACTTTCTGTACTATCTGTCTCAGTATTTTAATCTGGCGTCTTCTGTCCTCTTCTACCTCAGCGCCGCTGTCAATCCCTTACTTTATAACCTGATGTCTGCCAGGTACAGACTGGCTGTCCACAGCCTCATACACaaacaccctcacacacacacacaccgcctgCGCACGCTCACGGCTCGGcactccaccaccaccaccttgTAA